The Staphylothermus marinus F1 genome has a segment encoding these proteins:
- a CDS encoding type II secretion system F family protein, which produces MSFWDWVYRYFEGLGKYILRMYPNLSNDIRKSGMHLYPEVYASFMAFMSILISGVTIVLIILFAVVKIYIVLPFLVLVPFLTYILLAYLPALIGSSRAGGIEGEFPYTTAYLSMMVMSGLSPYVAFERITHASKVFTKSAELSQRFILLVRVLGRDPLTAFSMLAHRTPSPTARDLLMGYVTTVRAGGDVADYLNKKARLLFSELLVKMKIIADRLAGLLEAYLALVLLSMISLTVMYFVTVSFISAVPFGLSPIGLFLVLYVLIPMISGMIIYLADITQYKEPWVDYRPYILFGGLTLPLAFFLVFFGMIIPNILPPGHPFRSNVLVKGIYDFLVYPAVAFNLQPYIYPSVALSMILITATLPTTIYAEIVGREYKVVTGITRFLRDLVEIRKTGLSPERSIIELSRRNYGVFTKYLKKMALQLSLGISLSRIIQELFKKIIVWRAKVLLFVLTDTIEVGGGSVEIMEHLAWFAESVDAIEDEKKKNLRTLLIVPYMGGILTAATVIMLAAFMGSLQFGAGGAYFQAAATALPAIVINTYLMGLVAGKVSSGSIAAGFKHAIFLTIVTLLFFLASPLFNTMLGGLTQPVT; this is translated from the coding sequence ATGTCCTTTTGGGATTGGGTTTACAGGTATTTTGAGGGTTTAGGCAAATATATTCTTAGAATGTATCCGAACTTATCAAATGATATACGTAAGAGTGGGATGCATCTATATCCTGAAGTATATGCTTCTTTCATGGCTTTTATGTCTATCCTGATTAGTGGTGTGACTATTGTTTTAATAATATTGTTTGCAGTAGTGAAAATATATATTGTTTTACCTTTCCTTGTCCTAGTACCTTTCCTTACATATATTTTATTAGCGTATCTACCAGCTCTTATAGGAAGTAGTAGAGCCGGCGGGATAGAAGGAGAGTTCCCATATACAACGGCTTATTTAAGCATGATGGTTATGAGTGGTTTATCGCCGTATGTAGCGTTTGAGAGAATTACTCATGCAAGCAAAGTATTTACTAAATCAGCAGAGCTTAGCCAGAGATTTATATTATTAGTAAGAGTTCTAGGGAGGGATCCGTTAACAGCTTTCAGCATGTTAGCTCATAGAACACCTAGTCCAACTGCGAGAGACTTGTTAATGGGTTATGTAACAACTGTTCGTGCAGGCGGAGATGTAGCTGATTATTTGAATAAAAAAGCTAGACTATTATTCTCTGAACTACTTGTTAAAATGAAGATTATAGCTGATAGATTAGCTGGTCTTCTAGAAGCATATCTAGCTCTTGTCCTCTTATCAATGATTAGTTTAACAGTCATGTACTTTGTAACAGTATCATTTATCTCCGCCGTCCCCTTTGGATTATCGCCTATAGGATTATTCTTAGTCCTCTACGTATTAATCCCTATGATTTCGGGCATGATTATTTATTTAGCTGATATTACCCAGTATAAGGAGCCATGGGTTGATTATCGCCCATACATATTGTTTGGAGGCTTAACTCTTCCACTAGCGTTTTTCCTAGTATTTTTTGGAATGATTATTCCAAATATTCTACCGCCTGGACACCCGTTTAGGAGTAATGTCTTGGTTAAGGGAATATATGATTTCCTTGTTTACCCAGCTGTAGCCTTTAATCTTCAACCATATATTTATCCATCAGTAGCTTTATCAATGATATTAATCACTGCTACCCTGCCAACAACAATCTATGCGGAAATAGTTGGAAGAGAATACAAAGTAGTAACTGGTATAACAAGGTTTCTACGTGACCTCGTAGAGATACGTAAGACAGGATTATCTCCGGAGAGAAGCATTATTGAGCTTTCACGTAGAAACTATGGTGTATTCACAAAGTATTTAAAGAAGATGGCTCTCCAACTAAGCCTTGGGATCTCCTTGTCTAGGATAATACAGGAGTTATTCAAGAAAATAATTGTTTGGAGAGCAAAGGTATTATTATTCGTATTAACAGACACGATCGAGGTTGGCGGTGGAAGTGTTGAGATAATGGAGCATCTTGCATGGTTTGCTGAAAGTGTAGATGCTATTGAGGATGAGAAAAAGAAGAATCTCAGAACCCTCCTAATAGTTCCATATATGGGTGGAATATTAACAGCAGCAACAGTAATTATGCTGGCAGCATTCATGGGCTCACTACAATTTGGTGCTGGAGGAGCATATTTTCAAGCCGCAGCAACAGCGTTGCCAGCAATAGTTATAAATACTTATCTAATGGGTCTTGTAGCTGGAAAAGTATCATCGGGATCAATAGCTGCTGGATTCAAACACGCAATATTTTTAACAATAGTTACACTCCTATTCTTCCTAGCATCACCACTATTCAACACAATGCTTGGAGGATTAACACAGCCAGTAACGTGA
- a CDS encoding V4R domain-containing protein, whose product MIILSFWKIVLKRKGPLVKKREKDIPDLYLDTVYFSENKPLSLLLLKAINKPGIIFKVTEIIAGKGKNIIKLNVPDIAFGDYGFVLILIDNCDESCGEDLKKEIVNRLGNDIIKIDVFTSTNSYVFLKYNRLLLLDDESIVMTKRMIERAIYYVYKKGMFNATAFLTDFGRGIGESIYDIFISELMKDVERKYEERLRDSLKMFTYIYKALGLGDMLIEGLEELGNSYRIIIRNNYECTALAKYGSKHGFVGKVGNMTKGVIEGFFRKLFNREVSVKEIECVLEGRQADVFTVDLREYAFEL is encoded by the coding sequence GTGATAATATTGAGTTTTTGGAAAATAGTATTAAAGAGAAAAGGCCCTTTAGTTAAAAAAAGAGAAAAGGATATACCTGATCTCTACTTGGATACTGTCTATTTCTCCGAGAATAAACCATTATCACTATTATTATTAAAGGCTATAAATAAGCCGGGAATAATATTCAAGGTCACCGAGATAATAGCTGGTAAAGGCAAAAATATCATTAAGCTTAACGTGCCAGATATAGCATTTGGCGATTATGGTTTTGTATTGATCCTCATTGATAATTGTGATGAGTCTTGTGGTGAAGATTTGAAAAAGGAAATAGTGAATAGATTGGGGAATGATATTATAAAGATAGATGTGTTCACTTCTACTAATAGCTATGTTTTTCTAAAATACAATAGGTTATTACTGCTTGACGATGAATCAATTGTTATGACGAAAAGAATGATTGAAAGAGCTATTTATTATGTGTATAAGAAGGGAATGTTTAATGCCACTGCTTTCTTAACAGATTTTGGTAGGGGTATAGGAGAGTCAATCTATGATATATTTATATCTGAGCTAATGAAGGATGTTGAGAGAAAATATGAAGAAAGACTGAGAGATTCTCTCAAAATGTTTACTTATATATATAAAGCTCTAGGATTAGGAGATATGTTGATAGAAGGTTTAGAAGAGCTTGGAAACAGTTATAGGATTATTATTAGAAATAATTATGAATGCACTGCACTTGCAAAATATGGTTCGAAACATGGTTTTGTCGGAAAAGTTGGAAATATGACTAAAGGCGTTATAGAGGGGTTCTTCAGGAAATTGTTTAATAGAGAAGTTAGTGTAAAAGAAATTGAATGCGTTCTTGAAGGAAGACAAGCAGATGTATTTACAGTCGATCTTAGAGAATATGCTTTTGAGTTGTAG
- a CDS encoding ATPase, T2SS/T4P/T4SS family, translating to MESLRKILSMFSRRERKERLTKLPGEEEVSEAVKSIIVPAEPIQVAKRDPSWRIIESYYVYKPFVKIVIAETPQGPMYFVEEYGLTPSDKEVLEKLTDILMDEIRPPTRPEDIKDLKGYVFKETERIADKYREKLGLVGARKIKLLYYIERNLLGYGPIDPLMKDPNIEDISCNGVNIPIYVWHKKYESIPTNITFIDEDYLNEFVMKMAHMAGKHISIAFPILDAMLPEKHRLAATFGREVSVKGPTFTIRKFRERPFSVTEIIQSGVINSLVAAYLWTLIEHGKTAMIAGGTGVGKTTMLNVISMFIRPGMKIVTIEDTPEINLPHPNWVQLTSRETYLVGTSSLGTNIRLFDLVKLSLRYRPDYIIVGEVRGEEAFVLFQAMASVSYDTPVLIRDPINKIHLVKIGEFIDKFYEEGEERTAKHVNGYYVLSHDGFQVVWKPIKYVLRHRTNEIYEIIYEGGGKLEATGSHSVFVLDPDTLDIVEKPVMLLNKGEYLVSFNGVKENKDHQTIDLIDLVSDYNDVYVDNIPSELKKHTGGRNPIPLKQYMILRKRVITKKNNSLIKLRRSKYTLPIRLVLDEKLAFLFGAYIANGCVKERRDKLICFTFGKSAKNIADKVMNIMYEKFNIKPFIDDRGTYIIYEYPHTLLAIIFEKLLGRKLEEKKMPEILWSSPKSVIRAFFEGLRAYSQRTLRRRYTSYTTANKNLAYQLLWLARFAGFYSVLKEEKEAGKNNGKTYYHVIVYLDQSYRKPNASERVPVKPILKLIKYTKPRTMPPELAYIKRREFISRKTALKALEWIRRDGSFTDFSREYLRKIESLINGDIIVLKIKDVRKKQYKGYVYDISVPITEAFFGGNIPILLHNTGHGGLSTIHAETLDYAIKRLTSPPMNIPPTYMKLMNTFIHLQRVIARIEKGVVRVRRRATIVQEVEDFGKYRTIAVWDPRTDQFKVNLEESLHLRDIAAKRGLELEDIIDEIYRKATVLNWMIYKNIFNVWDVSRIIFNYYYDPVSVYKRAVRELEEAGREAGVPTMVAPEEVASTEELVGGTKEMGEATKELFERTRELEK from the coding sequence ATGGAGTCTCTTAGGAAGATTTTATCGATGTTTTCGCGTAGGGAAAGGAAGGAGAGGTTAACAAAGCTTCCTGGAGAGGAAGAGGTTTCTGAAGCTGTTAAATCAATTATTGTTCCTGCAGAGCCTATTCAGGTTGCAAAACGTGATCCTAGTTGGAGAATTATTGAGAGCTACTATGTATATAAACCATTCGTCAAGATCGTGATAGCTGAAACACCTCAAGGACCAATGTATTTCGTTGAAGAATATGGTCTTACACCGAGTGATAAAGAAGTATTGGAGAAGCTCACCGATATTTTGATGGATGAAATACGTCCTCCAACAAGACCTGAGGATATTAAGGATTTGAAAGGATATGTTTTCAAAGAAACAGAGAGGATTGCTGATAAGTATAGAGAGAAACTAGGACTTGTTGGTGCCCGTAAGATTAAGTTGCTCTACTATATTGAGAGAAACCTATTAGGATATGGTCCAATTGATCCATTAATGAAGGATCCAAATATTGAGGATATATCTTGTAATGGAGTAAACATACCAATATATGTTTGGCACAAAAAATACGAGAGCATCCCTACAAATATTACTTTCATAGATGAAGACTACTTGAACGAGTTCGTTATGAAAATGGCTCATATGGCTGGTAAACATATTAGTATAGCTTTCCCAATCCTAGACGCTATGTTGCCTGAAAAACACCGTTTAGCCGCTACGTTTGGACGTGAAGTATCTGTTAAAGGACCAACATTCACTATCCGTAAGTTCCGTGAGAGACCATTTAGTGTAACCGAGATTATACAATCAGGCGTCATAAATAGTCTTGTAGCAGCTTATCTATGGACACTTATAGAACATGGAAAAACAGCGATGATCGCTGGCGGTACAGGTGTTGGTAAAACAACTATGCTAAACGTTATAAGCATGTTTATTCGTCCAGGAATGAAAATAGTCACCATCGAGGATACTCCTGAAATCAATCTCCCACATCCTAACTGGGTACAATTAACAAGTAGAGAAACATACCTAGTAGGTACAAGCTCGCTGGGAACAAACATACGCTTATTTGACCTAGTAAAACTAAGCCTAAGATATAGGCCAGACTATATAATAGTGGGAGAGGTTCGTGGAGAAGAAGCATTCGTACTGTTCCAAGCAATGGCTAGTGTATCATATGATACACCAGTACTGATAAGGGATCCAATTAACAAAATTCATCTAGTAAAAATCGGTGAATTCATCGATAAATTCTATGAGGAAGGAGAGGAAAGAACAGCTAAGCATGTAAATGGATACTATGTTTTAAGCCATGACGGGTTCCAAGTTGTGTGGAAACCCATAAAATACGTGTTAAGGCATAGAACCAATGAGATCTATGAAATAATATATGAGGGAGGAGGCAAACTAGAAGCAACAGGTAGTCATAGCGTATTTGTCCTAGATCCAGATACCCTAGACATAGTTGAGAAACCTGTTATGCTTCTAAATAAGGGTGAATACCTTGTATCATTTAATGGTGTTAAGGAGAATAAAGATCATCAAACAATAGACCTCATAGATCTTGTCAGCGACTATAACGATGTCTATGTCGACAATATACCTAGCGAATTAAAGAAGCATACAGGAGGCAGAAACCCTATACCTCTAAAACAATACATGATCCTGAGAAAACGTGTTATAACAAAGAAAAATAATTCACTTATCAAGCTACGGAGAAGCAAGTATACTCTTCCAATAAGACTAGTATTAGATGAGAAATTAGCATTCCTATTTGGAGCATACATTGCTAATGGATGTGTCAAGGAGCGTAGAGATAAACTAATCTGCTTCACTTTTGGTAAGAGTGCAAAGAATATTGCCGATAAGGTAATGAATATAATGTATGAGAAATTCAATATAAAACCTTTCATAGATGATCGTGGCACCTATATTATTTACGAGTATCCACACACACTACTAGCTATTATATTCGAGAAGCTTCTAGGAAGAAAACTTGAAGAAAAAAAGATGCCAGAAATCCTTTGGAGCTCTCCTAAAAGTGTTATTAGAGCCTTCTTCGAGGGATTAAGAGCTTATTCACAGAGAACGCTTAGGAGAAGATATACTAGTTATACAACTGCGAATAAGAACTTAGCATATCAACTATTATGGCTGGCTCGTTTCGCTGGCTTCTATTCTGTGCTTAAAGAAGAAAAAGAAGCAGGAAAGAATAATGGGAAAACCTACTATCATGTAATAGTTTACCTTGACCAATCATATAGGAAACCTAATGCTTCAGAAAGAGTGCCTGTAAAACCTATTCTTAAACTGATCAAGTATACTAAACCAAGAACTATGCCTCCCGAACTAGCATATATAAAGAGGAGAGAGTTCATATCAAGGAAAACAGCTTTAAAAGCCTTAGAATGGATCAGAAGGGATGGATCCTTCACTGACTTCAGCAGAGAGTATTTGAGAAAAATCGAGTCATTAATTAATGGAGACATCATTGTCTTAAAGATCAAAGATGTGAGGAAGAAACAGTATAAGGGATATGTCTACGATATATCAGTTCCTATAACAGAGGCGTTCTTCGGAGGAAACATACCGATTCTACTCCATAACACGGGCCACGGTGGATTATCAACTATTCATGCTGAGACGCTTGATTATGCTATTAAGAGGCTTACGAGTCCACCAATGAATATTCCGCCGACATATATGAAGTTGATGAATACATTTATTCATCTACAACGTGTTATTGCTCGTATTGAGAAGGGAGTTGTTAGGGTCCGTAGGAGAGCAACTATTGTACAGGAAGTCGAGGATTTCGGTAAATATAGAACTATTGCGGTATGGGATCCTAGAACAGATCAGTTCAAGGTTAATCTCGAGGAAAGCCTGCATTTAAGGGATATTGCTGCAAAGCGTGGATTAGAGCTTGAAGACATTATTGATGAAATATATCGTAAAGCAACTGTATTAAACTGGATGATCTATAAGAACATATTTAATGTATGGGATGTTTCAAGAATAATATTTAACTACTACTATGATCCTGTTTCAGTATATAAGAGAGCTGTTAGAGAGCTTGAAGAAGCTGGTCGTGAAGCAGGTGTTCCAACAATGGTTGCTCCAGAAGAAGTTGCCTCCACAGAGGAATTAGTGGGCGGAACTAAGGAAATGGGTGAAGCAACTAAAGAATTATTTGAGAGAACAAGAGAGCTTGAAAAGTAG